A stretch of DNA from Leptolyngbya sp. SIO1E4:
GGGCAAAACGATTACCCACATTGGGCCGATTGGGTCAGGGCAGATGACCAAAGCTATCAACCAAATCATTGCAGCGGGCACCTATTGGTCCGTTGCTGAAGGCCTGGCCCTGGGGCTGAAAGCCGGGCTAGATATGGATCGCGTCGTGCAGGCGGTCGGTGGCGGTGCCGCTGGATCTTGGGGTCTCACCCACCGCTCAGACAATATGATTGCCAATGAGTATCCCCTCGGGTTTCGGGTACGGCTGCATCAAAAAGATTTAAATATTGCCCTCGACGCTGCTCGAGAGTTGGGGGTTACCATTCCGATGGCTGCTTATGTTGAGCAGATTGAGAACGGACTGATGGCCCAAGGCTATGGAGATGAAGATATTTCCGCGATCGCCCGCAGCATCCGTCAACAATCCGGCATTGATCCTTAAAAGATCATGCCCTCAAGGGTCATCTCCTGGGCTCAACAAGACTTCTCCTGGCTCGTCAGTCTCCGTATGAATGAGCGTCGGACACAATGCGTCCCGAGTCTCTGGCTCAACGCTGTCATTATGTGTCAGATAATGAGACAGCCAGTGACAGCTACTATCAAGCAGGGCATTGATATTATCCATCCCCTGACGTTCCCAAATCAGTGCCGTAGAGTCGCTGCTAGCAGAGACCAAAAATTCAGCTTGGGGGTCTATGACAATGTCGCGCACCCCCTGAGTATGACCTGACAGCGTCGTTACCAGGTTGCCCTGCAAGTCCCAAACGCGAATGGTGTTGTCATTGCTGGCCGTCACGAGGAGTTGGCCATCAGGGCTAAAAGTCACAGCCAATACCCCGTCGCGGTGCCCTTCTAAGGTTTGTATAAGGGTGCCATCACTGACTTGCCATAGCTTCACCGTGTTGTCATAGCTAGCGGTTGCTAACAGGGTACTGTCGGGGCTGAACTCAGCATCGAGTATCCATCCCCGATGGCCTTCTAGGATCACAGGTGGAGTCGCTTCGAGCGTCTCAACTGACCAAATTCTGACGCGATGATCCCACCCTGTAGAGGCTAAATACTGACCGTCAGGGCTAAAGGCCACATTTAACAATCCCTCGGGGTGAGCCTCTTGTAGGGTAGCGATGGCGGTTCCGTCTGTGCGCCATAGACGAATCGTATGGTCATTTCCGGCTGTGGCTACCCGTTGCCCGTCGGGGTGAAAGGCCACGGCGTTGACTGTGCCTGTATGACCCTGCAACACAACAGGAGTGGGAGTTTCAGTCTCAAACTGTTGCCAGAGCCTCACGGTACCGTCTGAGCTGGCAGAGGCTAACTGGGTGCCATCGGGGTGAAAGGTTAAGGTGTTAATCGAATCAGTATGGCCTATGAGCGATCGCAGCAGTTGCCCCCGCTGATTCCACAGCCGTAGCGTCCCATCAACGCCACCAGAGGCCACCCGCTGACTATCAGGAGAAACCGCTACCGTATTCACGGGCCCCTTATGGGCCTGCAGCACGTGGAGATTATCTCGCTGCAGCTCCCATAATCGGACGGCGCGATCGCCTCCAGAGGTGGCAATCATCTCCCCTGTGGGGCTAACAGCTAGGGCTGACACCAACCCGGTGTGTCCGACCAGGGTTTCCAGTAGGGTGCCATCTAGCTGCCATACGTGAATGAGCTTATCGTCCCCAACGGTAATGATTTTCTGGCCGTCTGGGGTAAACCGTACGTTGTAAATCGGCCCTTGATGGGCATTAATCGTCTGAGTAACCGTCCTCGTTTCTAAATCGTAAAGCTTGACCTGGCGATCGCGCCCGACCGAAACCAACTGCTTACCATCGGGGCTGATATCTAAAGCTGTTACTGCAGCGTTGTGTTCCGCAAAGGTCACTAGCGATTCCCTTGATTGATCCCAGAGACGAACCTTGCCACTCTCATCCCCAGCAATAATGCGGTCATCTTGAGTCCACAATAACGTTTGAAATCCCTGTCTCTCTCCCTGCAGGGTACGGACGAGATTTGCCTCTCTGTCCCAGATCTTAATCGTGGCATCTTCACTGGCGCTGGCAATGTATTGACCGTCGGGGGAGAACTCAACGGCCCGGGTTGATCGGGTGTGCGCTTGCCATTCTTTTTCGTGTTTGCCTTCACTTCCCCACAGGTAAAGATTGCCATCAGCATCAACCGCTGCAATCTGCTCGCCATCGGGAGCAAAATCTAAATCGAGTAGGGGGCCTCCATTGCGCTGTAAAACCCCGAGACTTTCTCCATGGAGATCCCACAGTCGAATGGTGCCGTCAGCACTCACAGACGCGAGTTTTTGCTGATCCGGACTAAAGGCGACTTGCCAAACCGTGCCCGTGTGCCCTTCCAGACGATTCCGTTCCTGTACCCAAAACAGCGTCTGCTGCAGTGTACTCATCACCTGAGACCTTAAGGCAGGGGTCTGCTGTTCTGGCTCTAATGCCTTAAACAGACGTCCGGCCCGGGTTGCGGCTAACAGGGCTTCAAACCGCTGATCAGAGACAAACAAGGCTTCCGATGATTGGGTCAAGGCTTCAAGGCGAGCCTGTTCGGCCACCTTTTGAGCATACTGGGCTTGGCGCGAAAGCCCCCAACTGGTGATGCCCATCGCCACGGCCAAAACCGATACCGCTGTCACTAACTTGAGCCAGCGTTGTTGTTCTGCCAGCACCTGTCGTTGTCGTTCGAGTTCAATATCTCGAGCAGCCGCTTCAACTTCAGCACTGGCTAAAACATATTGATGATGCAGAGCCGTGGGTCGTGGTTCTTGATCTTTTCCTTGGGCTAGGTAATGATTAGCCCGATCTAGATCAGCCCCCCGCAGCAGATAGCTCGGGTCTCGGGTGTTGCGATCCCACTCCAAAGCCCGCACTAAAAGACGCGTATGGGTGCGAACATAATCAAGATCTTGATCCAGTGCCTCTAGCAGCCCCTTCAACCCTTCCTCAAAGCTGTCTTGGGGGCGCAGGAAGATCCAGTTCAACCGGGACAACTCAGGGTGAACTTGGTCAGGATCAACGTCTTGATGAACAACCGGAACGAGTCGTTTATTATGTTTGACGGCTTCTTCGATCTCTTGTCCGCAGACCTTAGAGGCGACAGAATCAGGACTCAACACAAACACAAAGGTATCGGCCAGTTCAATACCGAGCTGAATTTCTTGCCACCAGTCCACCGCCACGGGGATATTTTCCCAGTCAACCCACACTTCTCGGCCAGTTGCTTCTAGGGCCGTGTGCAGCTCTTGAACAAACTCTTTATTGCGGCGAGAGTAGGAAATGAAAACGTTTGCCTTCTGGGTGCGATTATCGAGCACCTGCCAGACATCTGTGGGCATTTTGCGCCCAGACTTGGGAGCCAGTCTGACTCGATAGTAGGTGTTCCCATTCTTTTCAACGGTTTTTAGAAATCCTTGACTGACCAACACCTCCAGATGCGTTTGAACTTTTTCACGGTCTTGTTTGAGATGGTCAGCAATGGTTGAGGGTAGCGCTTCATAGTGGCGCATGAGCCAATTCACAAGCGATTGTTGCTCTGGCGGCATGGTTAAAATGTCAGCCACCTTCAAGCCAGGAACGCGCGATCGCTTACGGCTGGGACGTCCTTTTAATAAAGCATCTAGAGAATCGTCGCCCATATCATTCTCGGCACCCATATCATTCTCGGCTCAAAAGATTACGAACACCTGCCCATGGGGTTATCTTTCCCGACTATAGATAGATACCTATTCAAGCAGCAAGGTTTTGAGCGCTGCTTTCAGGTGTGCCGGGTTATCTTCAAGATCAACAGCAGAGAGCAAGCCAGACGAGAGCAGCGGTTTCATCCGAGGATCATCTATTCCTTTGCCAGCCAGCGCTTTGACCATGACATCAGCCGTACGCCCACTGCCCGCCATGATGACAATTTCTCGCCCTGCATTGACGCTAGCGCGGGCATCCTGCCAGGTGATCGAACCGCCATTAATCAAAACAGTCATCGAGCCATGGGGACCTGAAAGTTGAGTCGCAATCTCTGCCATCCAGGCAGACTCATCGCCCCAATTCTTGCCCGGCACCAAGATGCAATGGCTATGGTGAGGTTCCAGTATCGAGGCATCGGGATGTTCTACCCCACAATCGGGTAAATTCACCAGCAATCGCGGGGCTACCCCCACTAAGGAAAACGTTCCCCCAATGGCCGTTCGAGCACGCCCCATAAGGCCCATCACCCCAGCATCGGTTCCCCCATCTACTACATGCAGCTGCAGTTCTTCTGCCAGGGGAGCCAGCACATAGTTAAATAGGCTGTCTAGCTGCATTTGCTGATCGTTATCAAGACCACTTGCTCCGCCCACAATCACAAGCGTCGGGCGTCGATCAGTCAGTCTTAAACTATCCAGACACGGCGGGATGTCTACTTTTTCATCAACAGTGCTCACGCTCACGCCATGGGTAGCATGACCTTCTGCCTCTAAAAGTTTGTAGACCCGAACAGGGGATAGCATACGTAACGAGTGACGTGGATTTTAGGACTGATCGTCTGATCACAGATATCGGGCGATCGCGGCTGGAGAAAATTAGCGTCAGTGTAGCCTGATCACCCTAATTGGGCCTGACTCTGCCACATCCGTCGTTAGCCTCACAAAATTCCGCAGATTGACCCCAATACTATATCTATTCTCGAGTTCTGCACCATTTGAGCATGCCCGAATTCCCGTGGGCATAGAACTTGGCCTTTCAGGATCTTCGGCAACAGACTTTTAACACACATATTATGATGAGAATAGAAGCTAAATTTTTGTAAACCATTTTGACTTCGGTTGTCAGACATCTAAAGGGCACCACTTGCCCGTCTACGTGGTATTCACTCGATATCCTATGGCAAGGAAATGGCACAGTTGTGAAACGGGGGTTACCCCATGATCAACTCTCCCCAGCCTGGCAGATTCTGCTGTTAGGGGATGGCTCACCCACTCGGCATCTACAACTTCTTACACGTGAGTGCACTGAAGTTGATGTGATCGATATGTCCCTCATTGGAAACGAGCTGGACGACGCGCCAGATATTATCCGTGCGGTGCCAGGGCCGCGGCTACGGAGACAGGTCTGGTTACGGACCGCTTCCGGACAACGACTAGCCTATGCCACGTCCTGGTGGGAGGCGAGTCATGTAGATGAATATCTACAAAATCGATCGCTGCCAATTTGGGCAAATTTAACCCGTCTTAGAACCGAGCTTTATCGAGATGTCCGGGGAATTTACTACGGCCACTCTCAACCGCTCGAGATAGCCTTTGGTGAGCGGGGGCCTTTTTGGGGACGATATTACCTGTTTTGGCATAACGGTAAACCTTTAACCCTAATCTATGAAGTCTTTTCACCGTACCTGACCCGCTACCTGGGCCCCATGCGGGCTGAGGTTAGAACTAGTGACGGCTGATGCTGCTTTGCATCTGAACAAACACAGGGCGATATTGGGCTTCTGGCAAGAGTTGCGCCCTAGATCGGGTGGCTCCCTTGATCGAGACCGGAGTTAGGGTTAATTGCTGCTCCCACCGCTGGGCATGGGTGCTGGCCTGTGACCACCTGGGGCTTTCTGGCTGAATGCTTTGGGCCGCTAAGATTGCGGGATACAGCCCCACATAGGCCGCTAAATCAGTGGTCGAATGCTGAAGACTGGTTTGGGCCAAATGACGAGACTGCGCCAAAATCAGCCAGTCTTGTGCAATAGCCTGCCGATTAGGATGGTGGGCAATCTGGCGGATCAGGGCCATGGCCCCTTCGAGATCCCCTTGTTCCATGTGGTGGAGGCCTACCGGCAGCAGCGCATCACTCCACTCGTCTAGTAAGGGACGAGCAGACTGCCAAACATAGGTAGTCGGATCAATTTGGCTCGCGATCGTGATGGCTTCACCCCAATCAGCGGGCTGCCCCAGGGAATGCTTTTGGATGGCCTGATTGAGCACGCGCTGGGCCTGCCTTTCAGCTTCAATTTGCTGAGCCAGAGTCTGGGCACGTCCTGACGGAGACGTCTCACTCTCTAGCGCTTGTAGCCGCCATAGCTCTCGTAGGGCTTGGGTCCAGTCTTGCTGCTGTAGGGCCTTCTGAGCTTCTTGATACACGGCTTGTTCGAGCTGCGCTCGCTGTTTGTACAACTGCTGCAGCAGGGTCCAGGCATCGGTGTAGCGAGGGCTCGTGTGGGGAATATGGCTGACCAGGGAGATTGCCTCTGCAACCCGCCCGGCACCTTGATGCTGTCGCGCGGCGTACAAAACCTTCGCTGACCAGGTTTCCAGCAGCGCCTGGACTTCATTTTGCAGGGGGTGGGTCGAGTCCCAACCGCCGATCCAGGTGAGGGCTTTCAACACCGCATCAGAATCCCCATTCGCGATCGCCACCTGCAGACACGATAGGGTTGCCCGATCAGAGGCTCCCGGTCTCAGGGTCGAGCAGTCGACCTCTGGAGGTGGGGTCACCAAATGCGCAAGGGCGACAAATGCCACACTACTGGTCGTGCAAGAACTGGCCAGGGCCAGGGTCATCCAGCTCCAAACCCATTTCCAAATTCTGTGCACATAGTGACTGGAACCGGCTGTCGCAGGTAACCGGTGATGCGGGGGCGATTCTGTTTGCCCAAGGGGACGAGGAGACGCTTCAAGGGGCAAGTTCAAAGCATCATCTGCAGCAGCAAAGGACTCACGGGGAGTGGGCATAGTAACGAGAAGACTCTGCCCTTTCTTTCTGTTGAGCGTCCGGTAATCCCGGAGAGGCTCCGTCAAACCCTGAAATCTTTAAATAAGCCCGATTTCTTTCAAGAGTTTGCCATGATCCTTGGCAGAAACCAGGGTATTTGCTGTAAAGAACCCGCTAGCAGCGACTGCCGGCAACCCAATGCCAGGAAACGTCGAATCGCCGCAGCACAGTAGGCCAGTCAAAGGCGTTGTGGGACCCGGGAATCGTCCTTTTCCTACCGCGATCGCCGGACCATAGCTGCCTTGATGTCGCCGCAAAAAGCGCCGGTGGGTCAGGGGAGTCCCCACGAGAGAAACGTCTACGCGATCGCGAATATCAGGAATCACGCGGGCTAGCGCCTGCCACATCACTTCAGCCCGTTGAGCCTTGAGCTGTGTATACTTCTCACTGCGTCGATCGAGACCTTGCCAGAGGGCATAAGGTTCATTCCCCGGTGTGTAAACATGTAGGGTTTCTTTACCCGCCGGGGCTAGAGACCTATCCAGACGAGACGGTATTGAAATCAGCACCACATTTTGAGGCGCCGTGACCCCCGCCTCCCAGTCATTCACCACAATGTGGTGACAGGCCAGGGAATCCGGCAGGTTCGTGCCATCAATACCCAGATGCAGATGCATAAAGCTCTCGCAGGCAGGGGTAGCCTGTCGCTGCTGGCGAAACCGTTGAGGCAGAGCCCCCTCCGGCAAAAGTTTCAGGGTATCCCACACTGATGCGTTAGAGACAACTGCTCGCCGCGCGTAGACGGTTTCTCCCGTTTTGAGGCGCACGCCGGTAGCCCGATTGCTGTTCACCAATACTTCCTCGACATGGGCGCCTAAACGCAGCTCTCCCCCCTGTTTCCGTAGCCCCCGCACAAGGGCATCCACCAGGGCTGCACTGCCCCCTTTGGGATAGTCCAATCGCACATCTGGGCGATACCACTCAGCAAACATGAAGGCCATTTCCGCAGCGCTGGTGCTCGATGCGGGTAAACCCGAGAGCAAAAAGCAGAGTAGCTCTAGCCAGTTACGGATAAACGGGTCGGTTACCACCCGATTCATCAAGCGGCTAAACGGCCCGGTCAGGTCGACCATGCGAGACGTATGGATCAGCATGGGGAGTGCAAAGGGTGCCACGGTTTGTAAAACCCCCCAATCAAACCGCAGGGCAGCGGGCGGCAGGGCGATCGCTGCCTGGCCATAGGGACGCATCAGGGCTTGCAGCTGTTGCCATTGCGCGATCGCCTGGGGGCCACGCAGTGCTGCTAACACGTGACAAAATTGATCGGCCCCGACTTGAGTATCAAAGCTACCCTCCGGGAGACAGCAGCCCCAGGTATCGTAGGTCAGCCACTCAGCATCTTCGCCCACGGCATCTAAGACCTGCCGCAGAGGATTCGTTGACGGACTGTAAGACAGCCCAGAATATAAAGAGGGGCCTGAATCAAACCGGAAGCCCGCTCGCTCAAAGCCGTGGGCGGCTCCTCCCGCAATGGTATGACTCTCACACACCACAACCTCCAGGCCATACCGAGCCAGCAAAGCAGCACAACTCAGCCCGCCGATGCCACTGCCTATCACGACGACGTCTACTTTCATTTCCCTTAACCTGACTGCGCCGTCTCCAGTGTTACTGAGAATACGATGGGCGGCTATGGGTAAATTGCCTGAGCAGCGAGGATTGACCCCACCCCTCAGAAAAATCCCGATAGATGATTAAATCTGCCAGGAAATAGGTGCCGCAGCTCTGAAGATGAAACAGTTAATGGGTAACGATGGCATCCCTGTGGCCAGATGCAAGCTGTCAAGTTCAATCGGCCCAGTTCATTTACCGCATCCAATCGATCGTCATCGTTACCCTATGCCATTGAGGACAGACCTTTCATGAAACAAGCGATTTGTCGCTTACTGCTGATGAGTACGCTGCTGGTCAGTGCCTGCAACGCCAATACCCTGACATTTGAAGAGTTTGCATCTGAGGCTGGACAGTTCAGCATTGCAGCGCCCAGCCCGATGGAAGAAACACAGCAATCTGTCCCAACGCCAGTTGGGCCTATCGATATCTATACCTTTACCGCAGAAGAAGAGAACTCTGCCTATGTAGTGGCCTATTCCGACTATCCGGCTGAAGTGGTTGAGCAGAGCGATCCAGAGTCGCTATTGGACAGCAGCCGCGATGGAGCGCTTGGCAATCTCAATGGCACTCTGCTCAGTGAGGACCCTATTGACATAGATGGCAACCCGGGGCGATCGCTGGTGATTGATGCCATCACGGAGACTGGTGAAGCTGCGACCATCAACTCACGAATTTACCTGGTGAATAACCGGCTATACCAAATTTTGGTCGTCATGCCTAAAGGTCAAGAAGCGACGGCTGATGCAGCTACCTTCTTAGAGTCTTTCACCCTGCAGTAGGGGCCTCCATCCAAACCATAATCCCCTCAGAAATTCTGGAGTTAGCTGTGGCGCAGCCCTATCCGACAATGGAAACATCATCATCCCAGTCGATTTATGGATCCTGTCATTACGACCTATCCTCTGCTAACGCTGTCTTCAGGAGATTCTCTGTCACTGCAGCTCTATCAGTTTCAGGGAGCAGCACCGGGAAAGACCGTTTACCTGCAATCGAATCTACACGGAGCAGAAATTGCAGGCAATATCGTCATTCACCATCTAATAGAGCACCTGCAAACCCTAGACAGCCATGCCCTACAAGGAGAAATCCGCCTGGTACCGGGCTGCAATCCCCTGGGGGCAAATACCCGTGCCCACCAGTTTTCCAGTGGGCGCTTTAACCCCTACGATGGACGCGATTGGAACCGCATTTTCTGGGACTATGAACACGTCCATCAAGGGGCACTCCCCTTTGCTAAACAGCACCTAGAGCAAGACATCGCTGCTATTCAGCAGGCATATCGTCAAACGATTTGCCAGAGCTTTCAAGCCCAACTCAAAGCTTTACAATCTCCTGCAGGGGTACCTGTATATCAGGGCTATCGCACCCGTTTGCAACATCTGGCGCTAGAGGCAGATATCCTCATTGACTTGCACACCTCAGCCAATCAAGGCATGGTGTATCTTTATTATTTCCGCGATCGCGCCGCTCTGATCCCACCCTTTGGCGTCGATTTTGCCCTGATGTTAGACCGGTATGATGGCAATGCCTTCGACGAGGCATTTATTAACCCCTGGCTGGCCTTGGAAGGTGCATTTGCCAGCCTAGGGCGATCGCTCCGATTTGAAATTGATGCTTGGACCCTAGAACTCGGCTGCGGTTTAAAGATTGACCCTGTTGCGGTGCGACGAGGCGTCTCTGGTGTGCTGAACTACCTGCGACATCGAGGCGTGCTGACCGATCAGCCCCCAGCGACCTATAGCGATGTCCCCTTATCCCGCAGCAGCCGTATTACGAAGTACTACGCCACCACAGGTGGATTTATCCAAACCCGGATTGCTCTGGGTACGTGGGTCAGCCCCGGAGATGTCTTGTTTGAAGTGCTAAGCCTGAATAAAACCGGGCAACTCCCCGAGACCCTCACTGTCCATGCTCAACAGAAAGGCTTAGTATACGACCTCTCTTGGAATCAGGCCGTCAGCGAAGGAGAATATATTTTGGCCATCATGACGCCCGACCCGTAAGCAGCCCTTTGAGCTTTTGTGATAGAATATGGCAAACACCTATGACCTCATCTACGCCGTTGTGCGCCAGATTCCATTTGGCAAAGTCGCAACCTACGGTCAAGTAGCCGAGCTTGCCGGGCTCATCGGCAAGCCTCGGCTAGTCGGTTATGCTCTATATCGCGTTACAGAGGCCGAAGAAATTCCCTGGCATCGC
This window harbors:
- a CDS encoding TIR domain-containing protein, whose amino-acid sequence is MGAENDMGDDSLDALLKGRPSRKRSRVPGLKVADILTMPPEQQSLVNWLMRHYEALPSTIADHLKQDREKVQTHLEVLVSQGFLKTVEKNGNTYYRVRLAPKSGRKMPTDVWQVLDNRTQKANVFISYSRRNKEFVQELHTALEATGREVWVDWENIPVAVDWWQEIQLGIELADTFVFVLSPDSVASKVCGQEIEEAVKHNKRLVPVVHQDVDPDQVHPELSRLNWIFLRPQDSFEEGLKGLLEALDQDLDYVRTHTRLLVRALEWDRNTRDPSYLLRGADLDRANHYLAQGKDQEPRPTALHHQYVLASAEVEAAARDIELERQRQVLAEQQRWLKLVTAVSVLAVAMGITSWGLSRQAQYAQKVAEQARLEALTQSSEALFVSDQRFEALLAATRAGRLFKALEPEQQTPALRSQVMSTLQQTLFWVQERNRLEGHTGTVWQVAFSPDQQKLASVSADGTIRLWDLHGESLGVLQRNGGPLLDLDFAPDGEQIAAVDADGNLYLWGSEGKHEKEWQAHTRSTRAVEFSPDGQYIASASEDATIKIWDREANLVRTLQGERQGFQTLLWTQDDRIIAGDESGKVRLWDQSRESLVTFAEHNAAVTALDISPDGKQLVSVGRDRQVKLYDLETRTVTQTINAHQGPIYNVRFTPDGQKIITVGDDKLIHVWQLDGTLLETLVGHTGLVSALAVSPTGEMIATSGGDRAVRLWELQRDNLHVLQAHKGPVNTVAVSPDSQRVASGGVDGTLRLWNQRGQLLRSLIGHTDSINTLTFHPDGTQLASASSDGTVRLWQQFETETPTPVVLQGHTGTVNAVAFHPDGQRVATAGNDHTIRLWRTDGTAIATLQEAHPEGLLNVAFSPDGQYLASTGWDHRVRIWSVETLEATPPVILEGHRGWILDAEFSPDSTLLATASYDNTVKLWQVSDGTLIQTLEGHRDGVLAVTFSPDGQLLVTASNDNTIRVWDLQGNLVTTLSGHTQGVRDIVIDPQAEFLVSASSDSTALIWERQGMDNINALLDSSCHWLSHYLTHNDSVEPETRDALCPTLIHTETDEPGEVLLSPGDDP
- a CDS encoding chorismate lyase; amino-acid sequence: MTSVVRHLKGTTCPSTWYSLDILWQGNGTVVKRGLPHDQLSPAWQILLLGDGSPTRHLQLLTRECTEVDVIDMSLIGNELDDAPDIIRAVPGPRLRRQVWLRTASGQRLAYATSWWEASHVDEYLQNRSLPIWANLTRLRTELYRDVRGIYYGHSQPLEIAFGERGPFWGRYYLFWHNGKPLTLIYEVFSPYLTRYLGPMRAEVRTSDG
- a CDS encoding NAD(P)/FAD-dependent oxidoreductase: MKVDVVVIGSGIGGLSCAALLARYGLEVVVCESHTIAGGAAHGFERAGFRFDSGPSLYSGLSYSPSTNPLRQVLDAVGEDAEWLTYDTWGCCLPEGSFDTQVGADQFCHVLAALRGPQAIAQWQQLQALMRPYGQAAIALPPAALRFDWGVLQTVAPFALPMLIHTSRMVDLTGPFSRLMNRVVTDPFIRNWLELLCFLLSGLPASSTSAAEMAFMFAEWYRPDVRLDYPKGGSAALVDALVRGLRKQGGELRLGAHVEEVLVNSNRATGVRLKTGETVYARRAVVSNASVWDTLKLLPEGALPQRFRQQRQATPACESFMHLHLGIDGTNLPDSLACHHIVVNDWEAGVTAPQNVVLISIPSRLDRSLAPAGKETLHVYTPGNEPYALWQGLDRRSEKYTQLKAQRAEVMWQALARVIPDIRDRVDVSLVGTPLTHRRFLRRHQGSYGPAIAVGKGRFPGPTTPLTGLLCCGDSTFPGIGLPAVAASGFFTANTLVSAKDHGKLLKEIGLI
- a CDS encoding succinylglutamate desuccinylase/aspartoacylase family protein → MDPVITTYPLLTLSSGDSLSLQLYQFQGAAPGKTVYLQSNLHGAEIAGNIVIHHLIEHLQTLDSHALQGEIRLVPGCNPLGANTRAHQFSSGRFNPYDGRDWNRIFWDYEHVHQGALPFAKQHLEQDIAAIQQAYRQTICQSFQAQLKALQSPAGVPVYQGYRTRLQHLALEADILIDLHTSANQGMVYLYYFRDRAALIPPFGVDFALMLDRYDGNAFDEAFINPWLALEGAFASLGRSLRFEIDAWTLELGCGLKIDPVAVRRGVSGVLNYLRHRGVLTDQPPATYSDVPLSRSSRITKYYATTGGFIQTRIALGTWVSPGDVLFEVLSLNKTGQLPETLTVHAQQKGLVYDLSWNQAVSEGEYILAIMTPDP